Proteins encoded by one window of Salvia splendens isolate huo1 chromosome 5, SspV2, whole genome shotgun sequence:
- the LOC121803864 gene encoding protein EFFECTOR OF TRANSCRIPTION 2-like has product MHMQKLIGGSDWKEHSSGAERYRTQNLPNRTSPGAYELGIATSASRKLHSASVIPVYTGQANNVRARLQSYGRSGAHLATLFADVFTRGLPIVYRWAPMESKEAAQRMEAELLDSYDYAWNKRNNGDRRPHPFLTHPQFQLSILLYFKCSILRFCRPTN; this is encoded by the exons ATGCATATGCAGAAGCTAATAGGAGGTTCGGACTGGAAAGAGCACTCATCCGGAGCAGAGAGATACAGAACTCAAAACCTCCCAAACCGCACAAGCCCTGGAGCCTACGAGCTCGGCATCGCCACCTCAGCTTCCCGCAAACTTCACTCCGCCTCCGTCATCCCCGTTTACACCGGACAAGCCAACAATGTCAGGGCGAGGCTGCAGAGTTACGGCCGCAGCGGCGCTCATTTAGCCACCCTATTTGCCGACGTATTCACTCGAGGCCTCCCAATCGTCTACCGCTGGGCTCCT ATGGAAAGCAAGGAGGCGGCGCAGAGGATGGAGGCTGAGCTGCTTGACTCGTACGACTACGCCTGGAATAAGAGAAACAATGGCGATCGTCGGCCTCACCCATTTCTCACCCACCCGCAATTTCAACTCTCTATTTTACTATATTTCAAATGCTCTATACTTAGATTTTGCAGGCCCACTAACTGA